In the genome of Hyphomicrobium sp. ghe19, the window GTTTCTTTCCGGCGCTCCGCGAACGAGATATGGCTTTTCTTCGCAGCTTCCAGGCTCAGCGGCTGGGCGACTTGCGAGATTGGACTGATACGCAGCTTCGACAACGGGCAGACCTGGGGCCCGGCTGAGCGGCTTTATGCGTCACCCTTCTTGAACATGTCGCATCTGACGAAATCGGTTCCGATACTGTTTTCCGACGGCCGGGTTGGCCTGCCCGCGTATCACGAGATGAACCGGAAATATCCGGTCTTGCTCGTGCTCGACCAAAGCGGGCGCGTCGTTGACCGGCGGCGTATGGGGCATGGCGGAAAGGTCGGATATCAGCCGTCCATCGTGCCGACGGGGCCGTCGACGGCTATCGCCTTCGTGCGGCGGCTGAGGCACCCCAAAAGCATCCTGATAACCCGAACGGCGGATGGCGGCCAGACTTGGACGCCACCGGCGCCCATCGATCTTCCGAACCCCGGCGGACCGATATCGGCTATACGATACGACGCGTCCCACATCCTCATGGCGTTCAATGACGATCCTGAGATCGAGCGCAACATCACGCTCGCGCTCACCGATCTCGAGGGGAAAACGTATCAACGTGTCGGCGTCGTCGCGCAGATGGATCTCGGGATCAAGAAGAGCACAGTGACGTACCCGTATCTTATCGCGTCCGCGCCGGGCCAGTTCGATGTCGTCTATTCGCGACCGATAAAATCCATCAATCACGTCCGGTTTTCGAGTGCCTGGGTGCAACAGGGCGCGCAACCTCCGGCGGCTGGGCAATGACGATGACCCTCGATTTTTTGCTGAACAGGTCGAGCGCCGTTTTGATAATTTTCGCCCTGTCTGCGGCGGCAGCGGGCTTCGTCACCAAATCTCCGGCGTGGCGCACCGCTTCCGGGATTGCGGGCGTCGTCGCCGCTTTCTTCATCGCGATTTCGACGCGATCTCTTCTCGAGTGGACCGCATCGGCGGTGGAGCGCCCGTCGCCCCCGGGACTTCTGCTGCTCGTCGTTCTGGCGATTGCGGCAATCATGAACCGGCGGCCCACAGCATCAGCCGAATTCCGCTTCGGAACGCTGATGCTCGCCGTTCTGGGCCTTGTCCTCTATCCGGCGGCCGTAGGCTTTCTCAATTACGACAGCTACGTGCTCGGCTATAGCGGATATCTGCTGCCGATC includes:
- a CDS encoding sialidase family protein; protein product: MLLCSSGLIALLLNKMSPRSEPWTFAVNVPETPMRGPIETQAEIITPADQKKFVHGASVIATPDGLLATWYSATYEGAVDGELVSSRFDGSHWSPNAVVTTSTRVSHDFGITIKSVANPVSFRRSANEIWLFFAASRLSGWATCEIGLIRSFDNGQTWGPAERLYASPFLNMSHLTKSVPILFSDGRVGLPAYHEMNRKYPVLLVLDQSGRVVDRRRMGHGGKVGYQPSIVPTGPSTAIAFVRRLRHPKSILITRTADGGQTWTPPAPIDLPNPGGPISAIRYDASHILMAFNDDPEIERNITLALTDLEGKTYQRVGVVAQMDLGIKKSTVTYPYLIASAPGQFDVVYSRPIKSINHVRFSSAWVQQGAQPPAAGQ